ATCTCGTGTGCATGGGCACAATTAATTTTAATTGTTAAATCATGTGAATTTCACGTGggatctgtttttttttgtttttcatttgacCGATGAACTCTAATCTCGTGTGCTTCAAGGGCATGCAAGTATTGCTTCTGCATCGGAGCGAGGAGATGAACTTCTTCGGCGATTGTCTTCGCATCATGCCGTCTATTGCTTTCACCTACCTTCATCGTTCATGCATCCCGCCCCCGGCAAGCGAAGATAAGCGGGCCCCATCCCTTGCGATGCGGATTCTCCGTCACGCGATGTACTTCGATAAACGTCTCGAtctatctcgaccgtcgatacGAATTCATTTTCGAAAATGAACGCCGGAGCGTTGATCGAGATATTAATCAAAGCAGCGCGCAGGGGAAATGACCCAAATCCATCCTTCCGCACCTTCAAACATCTTCCCATTTGATACTGCTTTGACTCTTTGTTCCGACAACATTGAGTCGTTCTTTTTGTCGCATCTCGACTTTTCCGAGATGTTTCCCGTTGACTACAAGTAAGATTTTTCCGATTTACTTTTAAATTGTGTGCTCACGTACTTTAACTTTTATTTGGGAGAAAATACTCCAAGCCTTTCAAAATAGTTTTATGGGTGTACTAAATATGTATTCGATATTCGAGAAAAAAACAGGATTATAGCTTAATCGAACGGACATAAACTAATGACTAcacaattgtattttttttttgtaaaagccacaaaaaaaattctaaactatacTCACTGTGACACGTTGATCTAAAACCTTAAACATGTACCCACATGatacatttattccaaattggTATCACAGTATGACACATCCAcactaaactttttcttgtgacactaaaaaccttaaacttataTCCGTGTAACGCATTTACCTTGAACATTGGGGTACATGTGCCACATGTCTATAAGTTTGGAGATTTTTAGTGtcgtaaaaaaatagtttgggataaatgcgccacacggggaaaaattttaaaatttttagtgtcacaaaaaaaagtttgaagtatATGTGTCATGTGGGtataaatttggaatttttactgtcataaaaaaaagattggggTAAAATTAAAAGCAAGGGCCATTGATGAACCAAAGTAGTGTAAAACCTACTTGTGCAAAAACTTGTTACATGAAGTCGATTCATatacttttttggatttttgagagGAAATCGATGAAATTAAACTTGATTTATATCCATTTTTGTAACCTATCAAATAGAAAAACAGTTAAAAGATATACTCTCTTAATTAATAGAATCACCACGAAATTGGGAgcgcttttcattttccttttcgttatgatattttttgacggatttttacttttttttttagcttaatcTAAATCTTACAATTCATCAATCGACCATTTGGACTGTGGATAAAaataaggattaatatcactaaaaactcaaaattggtaCAAGTGACAAATAtaacccaaactaattttttgatgacaaaaaaattccaaactagtaaaCTTATGATAAATTCACCTCAaactaatatttgaatataaaaaatcacaaatcagtacacttgtgataaatttaccctccgttagtttctatAAAATTTGgtcaatatcacgaaaaatttcaaaccgatataaATGTGACAAACGgaaggtaaaaatcccaaataagtGCACCCATCAACTTTCATATGTCATTTAACTCGgtatttgacgataaaatttaaataaaactaacggagggtaaatttgtcacatgcatTCCATTTTAGGATATTTGGTCGCCAAAAAACTAGTTTGAAGTGAATTTGTTACATATGTattaattttgagtttttcgtgatattaaccctaaaaaaaaaatgttgtgttttcttccatctcttgtgAGAAATAGTTAACCTCAATATATGTGGTGACATTCGTCTATATTTGTAACTCATCAAttataattaagaaatttttagtgattttctcttttatttccgtcaactttatttttagtatttgaTGGATAATTCGAAGCAAAATACTAATGATGGCTTTTGTGGGTGGAATTCTCGATTAGACAAAAGTGGGACAAAACCAAAGAGTGACATCATTCAGTCCAACCAGCTCAAAAGTCAACGAAGTCATCGATGGTTAAATCCACGAAAGATCAAATCGCCCGAGATTCACACGACAACCAAACTAGACTGGGAATTGGATGAGACTCATTCGCTCAAGGATATGTTGCGATATTAAATTCAAGAAACTATCTTAAATTTATCTCTTAATTTCAACCACCCAAAAATTTTCTCGTATAAGATGTTTGTCATTCGGAAGTTCAAGTTTATAATCTGCAAACCCTACGAGGATCGTCTCACTTTCTTGCCAATGTGTTTGTGTACACGTTAGTGGCCACGTCTTCAGTCGTAAGTCTCATGATCAAGTCGTCtcaaatgattgaattggttcGAATCGAATCGAAGAGTACGAATAAGGGCCAAATCGGTCGAAGTTAAAATCCAAACGATGAAATTGAACATCGGCTTAGAATTCGGAGACCCCTCACGACATCGTGCCCAGTCTTCCCTAGCATTGCACAACCACCTAGATTGATTCAAATGACTGCATCAACTGTCATCTGTCGTGTCTCGGATCaccgaaacaaaagaagaaacagaagaagaagagaagaaaccgCTGATGCTCGCTATCATTGGAGGGCGTACCCGTCATCCAACAGAAGCTCGCGCTCGCTCTTGTTCGACTCCCCTTTCGGGGAAAACCAAGAAAACCAGAAGCGTCGTCGGGCGTGGCCGAAGACAAGTTCGAGCTCAGCAGTTATCGGTAACTACAAAACGCTCATGGCGGGTTCTTGATCGATCCTATGCCTATCTTGCCTCTTGCTTTGTCTGATGCAAGCCCATGTCCAAAACCCTACTCTAGTCTTTCCCGACACATCcgcggaagcaacaaccgaCGGCGCTCGTTCTTAACGGGTCATCACATCGCATGATGCGATTCGATCTTCAACGCCTGCTTCGATTTCTTCAGTCTTCTTCTCGAGACAAGAATGTTGGTGTCACGTACGAAGCACGCTCGTTGACGTTGCTGTCTTTGAGTGAGTAAAACCACGTGAGTTGATGATGCCTTCTATGTTGACTCACAGCTTTCACGAGATGAAAGGGGAAAGAGTATGATTTTAAGGATGTTTTTACATAGGTAGCCCTTGGGTAGCGACGGATCTATCTACCATCATCAACGCGATCGATCTTATCCTAAGCCCGAACCCGCTTTGTCTTGAACATGTTGAAACCTACCGTGCTTGAGACAAGTTCCGCATCCATGGATTCCCGAGCTCGTCTCGACAGCATACTTTGCCCTTGTTTATTTCGCGTGTGCCACGGTTCTATATTTCTCGAATTGCACGTGCAGTTTTTAATCCGGCTTGCATTTTATAGAGGGTGTTAAAGTATCCCGAATCGCCAATCTATAAAGTTCATATACTCTTGATTTCCCTCCACttattagtttaatttttttaggttaGATATTCTaatggaaaattaccaaaacagtattaaacttattgcaattgtgccatttcagtaataaatcttttttttttctaattgagtcttaaatcttttgcggttgtgccaattcagtccattttgcAGGCCGGCGCTAACgcagataatttttaattattttttctttccttctttgtttttcgcttgggccggcgagggtcgcatCCCTCGTCCGGCCTCCCCTAGATCTAGGCAAGTTGAGTAAGGCTGCAGGAGAGGCCATGGCTACCTTTGCCCACGGCCGGTGAGGCTAGCCCTTGCCCGCATCCAAGCGACACCAACCCCGCATGTGACTCATCGCCTTCCCCGGCGGCCAGCGAACTCCAACAACCCTTGTCAGccacaagaagaaaacaaagaagaaggaaaaaaataaaataaaaataattaaaaattttgaaaattaaagaaaaataataaaatattagtaTAAATGGCCCACGTCAGGGCCGCCCATGCCCCATCGGTGCCGATAAGCCGGATTGGcttaattagcataaatgcaaaaggtctatgactcaattgaaaaaaaaaaagacttgaaaccgaattaacacaattataataagttgtgaactattttggtaattatccgGCTATTCTAACATAATAGTTTTAGTATTGTAGTTTGTCGGGTATGGAGGTACCGACCAACTATATTCTAAATCAGCTCCAAACTCTATAGCCCACGTGGCACTCTGAATTCGACCTTAAAATCATCTCGCTATACCAAACACGATTATTATCTTATCGAAATTGATGTGGGTCCAAAATCCGATTCATGCAAACTTGTTGCCATGCCTATTTCCATATGGAAAACCAGATTACTTGTTCACTAAAGAAATCGCCACCATCACAATTTCTCTGTGGGGGGGGGAGAGGAGAATTAGTTTTGCATGAGTCTTTGGATGATACGAGGCAAAATCGAAGGGCTCTTTCCTTCAATGCTCTTCAAAACAGTGACACCTCTCTCATGTCCGTGCTCTCATTTTGTCCCTTGTTAGGTGGTCGTTGCCGTCGTCAACCCACCATCGTTGAGGCCGCCGTGCCTTCTAAACCCCTCGTTGTTTTGCTCAGCTTGTTTCTCTAGGCCGGACTGTGTAGAAGCTCATTGGACATCCTTGAAATTCTATGGATGAATTGGGTCGGGAGTTTTCACCGGTTGATGGGATTTGAACATGTAATCTCCGGTTGAGATCTAGGTGAGCCtcgccggcccttgcctaggtTGGCGAGGGCAAGCCATCATTGTGCGGGGCCGGCGTTAGGTGGCGGCAGCCCGCCATCGGGACCCCGCCATTTTTTTCCAagtattatatttttaaaaaaatagctttcttttgtttttttcaatataatttaaaataattttttgtcaaaaatacCACATAAGAtatagaaattaatttaaaatgcaACATCAACATTTTCCGTTAGATGATATTAACGGAATGATTAGATAGCACCAACTTGATAAATTTCGGGACttgattgcaattttttgaaattttaaggaCAAAACTGCACTTTTGGgatatgtttatttatttttctatctttttgggACCCGAGCGCTATGTTCACATGTTGAGGTTCGAAAGCCAAACCTGTACTCTTCTCACTTTTTATCATGTCTGTCCAAAACAAAGCACGGGGGCGTCAACGGCCGACGCCGCGAGAGCGCGTCCGTTCCCACCTAAAGGAACGCAGGGCGTCGCCGCTACGTGCAATTGTACCGTGCACGACCTGACCCCCCCTCCCACTTCTCTTCTTCACTTCAGTTTAGTCTTCGCGGGTCCCATGCAGTAACGCCCACGACAGCACTCGCAGCGCATTTTGCCCCCCCGCCCACTCGCGCGCGTGCGGCTCGCCGTTCCCATGGGTTTTTGCCACGCGTCGCGCGTGTCGCTGCACCACGTGGAGGGGGCCCATTTTCGGTAAGAAAAACAACCGTTCAACGCGAGCCCCCAGCTCGTGGCGAAATTACGAGAAAACCCTGAGCTCGGTTTTTTCGGTTGGATTTTGTTGGGAAAATGAGAAcagccaaccaaaaaaaaaaaattgctctaaTTTCCATGGatgggtttttgtttttgtcggaTAATGTACTGTTTTTTTTAGTGCTTTTAAGACATCCGAAATGATACttattacttttctttttctgtaaaTAAGTCTTGTCgagtaatatatatatatatatatatatatatatatatatatgttcatgtagattcatttttctttgttatcTTTTCAATATTACGTAAACGTTAATCGATAAATTGGCACGAGCTTTTTAATAAAgccgtgattttttttttaaaacatgatATGCCCacttattttcaattaaattcaagcaaaaactaTCTCATTGTTTTCCTgccaaaacatttaaaatattTGTCCGAAATTTCAATGAATTTATGAAAAAGATTACACACAAATCAATAGGGTAACATTAACATGATATGAAAACTTCGAGGTGTTTTTTttactagaaaaataaaaaagtttgctccgaactttcaattttttttttggatcgaaacACTTTCAAATTAACCGGAAAGCAAACGTTAAGTAAAAAAGTAGTCTTTTACCTATAAATTAATCAAAACTTAAAGTACTCTTGTTAATTAGTCatattaaaaggagattttcTTAGTGCATTTTAAGtaaccaaaattcaaaattttaaaatattagcTTTTCCCTTGTAACCGTGATAAATGCTTAAGGAACTGGGTTATCATTAAATAAGTGCTCTAAACATATTGATATGACCAGTGACATATGCAAAAATCTAATCTAGGAAGTGgccggacccaaaaaaaaaaaaaaatcgtgccTTAATTAGGAGTGTGATGTCAAAACTTTACGTGGAATTTCATAGACGATATTATTTATGTGATAAATAAGCATGAAGCGGGTGTATCCTTTGCTTTGTTATTAGGCTAGAGTGAACTCATTACTATGACCAAAATATTCCTATCCCAGTACTTCCATAACATATTCACCTCTCCACGAATTTTCATTTgacaagaaatttcaaattggtatccGGAACCCAAATCAATTTCTTGACAACTTGTATGCATGTATTGGAGACAATCGAAATCGCCCTCAATTTTCGAGTAGTGTTTTTAATATTGTCCTCCAATTTCACTACGGCCTTGACGGATCCCCAAATGGGTCCCCGCCCTCCGGACGGTGATTCGGTCTTAGATGCTTGGTTCGAGATCGAACTATCGTCGGGAGATACTTACGACAACTTATTAGAAGGGACCATTCGTGAAAGGGCCCGTCCAGCACGTATAGTCTTTGAGAAGGGTTCATCTTCGAATTCGGGTCGTGGATACCGAATTCGGAAGGAAAATTGATTTCGAAACGAGCATACCTTGTGGTATTAGTTTCGAGATTTTTTGCGATGCGAAAATTAGTTTCGAAGATAAATGTGCCGCTGGTCAtcgattaataattttttttaatactttaatTGGTGGGTGCGGATAATAATGAATTTCGCTCCAATGGCAAGCGTGGACGGCGTCGacgttttagagagagagagagagagtttgaaaaaaaaggggagaaaaaaaaaccgaaacaaGAAAGGCAtcagtagagagagaaacaagagagagaaagggggggCGACGCCAAAACTGAGGCACGACTCGACGTGCTTTTAAAGCCTCTCGCGCACACACAACGCACCACCCACGCACGcacgaatttctacttctctctctctctctctctctctctctctctcttcgcaaaACCCTCTCTGTCTGCGATCTccttctgtctctctctctgctttctctctcctctgtgaTTGCAGATCAGGCTCGCACGCCACTCCATTGCACATCTCCGAGCTCCTCTCTCCACGGCGACTGCTTCCTCGCTTGAATTTGGGGATTATGCATTGCTTCCGGCCGTAGACCGCATCtcccgctgctgctgctgctgccgcggCGATGGCGGCTCCGCCCCCACCTCCGGCTTCGAGCTCGGCCTCGGCGAAGGCCTGCTTCAACCCGGAGTGCTCGGAGGCGAAGCCGGAGAGACCTAGGAAGGGCTGGCGGCTCCGCGCCGGGGACTCCGCCGAACTCTGCGATCGATGCGCGTAAGCCGGGCTTTCTATCTTTTTCTACTCTCTGTTGACCGCTTCGGTGTTGTTGACTCTCGTCGTGTTGTTCGCGAGCGTTGGTCTGGTTGAAGCGTTTTTTTAGTTCGGTTTGGTCAGTGTTTTGTGGCAGTTGAGCTGGGGAGTAACGTTTCTCATGGTAGTTTTGGTTTAACGTTTGTTGACTTGGTTTGGAGTTATTGCTACGGGCGCTTTTGTGTGCGTTGGTATGGTCACGTGATGAGTTTAATATTGCGAAAGGATTTGGAGATTCACCGCCTTTTCTGGTATGTAGAGTCTAATATGGAAGGAGTATTTTTGAATTACAGAACTCAAGTGAGTTGCCATCCGCTGTTCCCTTTTGGTACATTCGTCTCTACTTTTGGAGCGGAGTAGTAGAATCAGAAACGACTTGAATTGCTCTTTGGATTTTGAAGGACTTCTTCACTTTTGGAGAGTGTAGTTTATTGGGAAGCAAAAGAGCTTCAGCCTGACCCACTCGGAGGGCATGCATGATCTTGTCGTACAATCTGTGGCATCTGCACTTAAGACCACGCCTCGCTTCCCTAACAGATTCAGTTTTAGTCCAAGAGAAGATCAAAATTGCTCCTTTTGCTCTTTAAGAGAACTCTCTGCGCAGTCATTTGCACAGGTTAATATGAACCATTTCAGAGTGTTATCTAGCTAGTCCAGGTTGAGCAAGTAGAAGCATGTTTCAAGGCCGGAAAACGGTTGTGGCTAATGGGAAACATTTGCCATGTTACTTTCTATGGCCTTGTTCAGTTCCTTTAGCATTTTCACTACTTCCATCTGAAAGTTTGCAGTGTGCAGAGAGTTTGCATTTTACATATCAGTCAAAGCAAATACTTGGTCCATGGCTCCTCAAACTATTCGAAAATTTCTGGctagaattttttctttaattgaacGTTGTAACTTTTATGAGAGGTTGCAAACATCAGTGATATCACTAGTTGCAGTTTTCCGTTCTCCGTTCACTGGTGGACCATTATCCCATTCAACGTTCCCTGTTGCCAGTCCATGCTTGCCACATTTTGGTGCTATAACCACTGTGGAAGGGAAGAAACTGATTGAAGAGGCACATGTGGAATAATCACTTTTCAATAAGTGTGAAATGGGAAGATCGAAACTTCCCTGCAAATTGGAGTGGATTCCCTAGAATGCTTTAAAGCCAAGGCAAGGGGAGTTGTGCTTGCAGTTTGGGCATTATCAAAGCGACTTTGCGGCTCAAAGTCTTTCACATGGTGTTTCCAACACCTCATTGTTTTTTTCAAGGATATTTGCAACACCTCATTGTTGTCCCAAAGAGCTTAGTGGGCtcaaagctcatttcaaatttttttccaaacttaCCTTAAATCATTCCTTTCTCGATTGAAACAGTTCTCTGTGTCCTTAATTTCTTTCTGCTATTCAGTTTGTGTAATCGATAGCTTAATCATGCATAGTCTTGCTAtgatagtttttttctttccttaacttctttcttcaattcaGCTAGAGGACTATTAatagatttttcccttttaacttctttcttcaattcaGCTAGAGGACTATAAATAGTTTTTTCCCTTtagatttttgatatttttcttgatttaatttaaagtttttcatGTGGTAAACTCAAACTTCATAAATTTTACCTGTACGATTGGATTGGTTACTATATAAAAGAATTTGACTAGTGGGTGTGACTTGGGAGTGAACAAGTTCTGCAATGATCTATGTTAGATTTAGTCACAATCCCACATCGACTTTTTAGTTCACTGGGGATGATGAACACAAAAGCCAAACAGTAAACTTGTAACCTTGAGCCTGAATTAAGGTGTCTTGAAAGAACATTTCTAGTTGAAGTTCCTTTCTAATATTTGAGGACACTTTAGAGTTAAGGTTTTCTTTATTTCGGCAATTTTGATATCTCAAATAATGGCTTTGTTGAAGATCTTACTCCAAGTTCCTCTCTGCTTCAGGACTGTTTATGAGGAAGGCCGATTTTGCGAGACTTTTCACCCAAATGCTTCTGGTTGGAGATGTTGTGAATCGTGTGGGAAGGTGAGGAGAAAATTGACCCTAATGATGTATGCTTCTTAGTTGATACAAGTTACGTCAAATCGTTGTTTCGTTCTGTTGTGTTAGATGTCACAGTGATTGCTAAATTTCTTTTGCAGAGGGTACATTGTGGATGTATTGTCTCAGCTCTTGCATTTGCCCTGTTGGATCCTGGAGGAATTGAGTGCATGTCATGTGCTCGGAAAAACTTAGTCTTGGTAATTATGAATCTCACTTTTATTGGGCATCTTTGGCAAGTCTAACTTATTAACCCCCATGTTCTCATCTATCcacccaaaaatgaaaattactcAAGTTCTGATCATCTTGTGTGGTTGTTATGCTTATGCTCGGCATTGGAATATACTTTCTTTGTTAGTATTTTGCTGAGAGCAGATGTTGAGATGGGTATTTTCTGTCACCAATGTCCTTTTGAGAGCTATCTGTGAGGGAGCTGAATTGGACATTGTTTATGCACACAGGCTCTGCTTGGTAAACTAAGCAAAGAGGAGGGAATGAAAGTGGGTGAGGAAAATATGAATGTTCGTACATTTTTGTGAGAGAGATGCGGagggaaaatttttaatatagaCCAATTTTCATTCCCCACCCCAAAATTTCCCCACCTCTTGAGTTGCCGAACGAAGTATAATATTTGAAACTACACACACTTAAGTTCCTCTAATTGGTGGGATATGCCTGGTCTTGGAGGTTGGATCACATACAATGTTGGTACATAGAACCAGCAGTTTCTTTAAAGATCACGGGGCACGCAAAGTGAAACTGAATATagtagcaaaagaaaagaagagctaCTGATGCAGTTTTGTCTCAGATATGCCATATTATTTTTTACTGGTATTTGACTTTTCAGCTTGGAGAACTGATGGACGACTTAGCAAGATAAACCATGAGCGTCAGTTACAGTTTGATAAATTTGTTGCTTATATTTTGGATGTCTATTTGTAGCTTAACATGTGAAGCTTTTCCAAACCATCGCGCCTTGTCGTACAGCGATTATCTTTCCATCATAAGATGTCATTTATAAACATGTTTGTTGCTATAGGACTAAAGATGAAGCCAAAATTCTGGTGCTCTATGAGTTCACGTGCCTACAGCTAATTTGGGACATATTAAATAAGTTTGTGCTCTTCGCAATAATTTTTTAGCTTTATGTACCAATTAATAAGGTCCCTTGTTCTTTGGTGATGAGAATAAAATACTAAGCTGTTATTCCTTCTTGGACTTCACTGcctctctcccctccccttcTTTTCGCAGTCCTCTGGTAAAGCTAGGGGTATCATTTCCACATATCGTCTAACTTTAGTGGAACTTTGTTTCTGGCATTAGATTGGTATATGGTCATTTTTATGTACCATTTGAACAGCATATGTGCATGATGTTTTTCTCCCTATTCACCATCCTTCACTCGTGTGACATGACTTATAGATGATGATGCCTCTCTTTTAAGTGAAGTACCaattcatttttccctttcagACTCCAAATCTGGCATGGTCACCTCTGCTTTTCCATGCACCTTTTCCTGATAGACTTAAGGAACTTTCTGTGAAAAATTGGAATCAATTAGCTGGATCAGGTCCTGTACCTTGGAGGCAGGCACCTACTCTTTTCAATACGTCCATTTCCCGTCCTGAGCTGCAGCCTAGGGCACCGCACGATGCTTctacaagcattgatcgatttGGAGTTGGTGAAAGGTATTCTATTTCTTCCATGGACAGTAGGAGAATAGAAGACTTCTCCAACAGATTTATGAATGGAAATATGAAGCTTGGTGCAGTCGAGAAACTTGAAAATGGCATTGCAGGTATTGCTTTTCATACTGATGATCATGCGAGGACAATCTAGGGGGTTCTTGAGATAAACTCCCGCATTCAACATTTTCTTACAGGACCTAACAGCGACGAGCACCTAAATCCATGCAAGATCAATCCTCAACAGTTGACCACTGCGAAGGAGGACCCATCTACTCCAACATATGGATTGGCTGTGCCGCTTGCTTCAGGCAATGAATCAAATGGTCACATAGGACTTGCTGGG
This sequence is a window from Rhodamnia argentea isolate NSW1041297 chromosome 3, ASM2092103v1, whole genome shotgun sequence. Protein-coding genes within it:
- the LOC115733634 gene encoding B3 domain-containing protein Os07g0563300-like, whose translation is MAAPPPPPASSSASAKACFNPECSEAKPERPRKGWRLRAGDSAELCDRCATVYEEGRFCETFHPNASGWRCCESCGKRVHCGCIVSALAFALLDPGGIECMSCARKNLVLTPNLAWSPLLFHAPFPDRLKELSVKNWNQLAGSGPVPWRQAPTLFNTSISRPELQPRAPHDASTSIDRFGVGERYSISSMDSRRIEDFSNRFMNGNMKLGAVEKLENGIAGPNSDEHLNPCKINPQQLTTAKEDPSTPTYGLAVPLASGNESNGHIGLAGPHFRPAPPPTLAKHIYGSMLNDTNSSVESHTRNGRPRGDARGRNQLLPRYWPRITDQELQQISGDSNSVITPLFEKMLSASDAGKIGRLVLPKQCAEAYFPPISQPEGLPLKVQDAKGSEWIFQFRFWPNNNSRMYVLEGVTPCIQSMQLQAGDIVTFSRLEPEGKLVMGFRKASTAPPSDQENETAKSSNGVTVQDVSTIQWLTF